Proteins co-encoded in one Flavobacterium sp. M31R6 genomic window:
- a CDS encoding DUF4293 domain-containing protein, with translation MIQRIQTVYLILTFLVVGVLPFIFPLWTLSDGKEYFFMQNQFYVILFGLSTAITIYSIISFKKRQTQFVANRLTIVLNLILLGLFVYHSLNLSGETPVVSEKGIGMFLPILAIVFLVLANKAIKKDEDLVKSVDRLR, from the coding sequence ATGATACAAAGAATTCAAACCGTATATTTAATCCTTACCTTTTTGGTGGTAGGTGTCTTACCATTTATTTTTCCGCTATGGACTTTAAGCGATGGTAAAGAATATTTTTTTATGCAAAACCAATTTTATGTAATATTGTTTGGCTTAAGTACTGCAATAACCATTTACAGCATAATATCATTTAAAAAAAGACAAACTCAATTTGTTGCCAACAGATTGACTATAGTATTAAATTTGATTTTATTAGGATTGTTTGTTTATCATTCACTAAATTTATCTGGAGAAACACCCGTTGTTTCTGAGAAAGGTATTGGGATGTTTCTACCTATCTTGGCCATTGTTTTCTTAGTTTTAGCTAACAAAGCCATCAAGAAGGATGAAGATCTTGTAAAATCTGTGGACAGATTGAGATAA
- a CDS encoding ATP-binding protein produces the protein MHQIRFRIVIIFLFLIYFSQTSLAQNKTLSQKETTKLIKDARTNRINGDYENSLLKSRVALEQAIKNKDNSLIANCYLIIASNFDELTEPLKALYYYNIGLYYVNKTNDNTLKNQFYNNLGNIYCFDKKQYDKGIFYYKKSLQLSQTVLDRKQIFLTKLNITWAYFDIEKFAEGLTYLRYINKYQSIDGNDSTIVALNMLNGMYYSFINNIEKATFYFEKAIKLGTIGNEKSDLSYSYLEYSKFLNKINQPKKAYENLMLYYKITNELNIEEKLTKANVIGVNLEIDHYKREIDKIETTYKIKQNKLIQEQSKNKKIAIIVLFLLLCVIIFFYFFVQNIRLKQKNRLKDIRSKIQENIINASIDGQELERKKIASFLHDNISSLLSSAGLHLNVFTSINKAQPEEINKTKEILEEAHNQIRNLSHELMPTLLVRFGLLYALEDLCEKTSNSRIKINFNSSISIKKRYNEDFEMKLYFIIAELLNNIIKHSGATTADVTIKEMENKLFVVVSDNGNGFMDSKLEVTEGFGINQIRARINNMKGEFIINSTLNKGTVVSLKIPIVY, from the coding sequence ATGCATCAAATTAGGTTTCGAATAGTAATCATTTTTTTATTTCTAATCTATTTTAGTCAAACCTCACTCGCCCAAAACAAAACTCTATCACAAAAAGAAACTACTAAACTCATAAAAGATGCTAGGACAAACAGAATTAATGGCGATTACGAAAACTCATTATTAAAATCAAGGGTAGCATTAGAGCAAGCCATTAAAAACAAAGATAACTCATTAATTGCTAATTGTTACTTAATCATAGCTTCCAATTTTGATGAACTAACAGAACCCTTAAAAGCGCTATACTATTACAACATTGGGCTTTACTATGTCAACAAAACAAACGACAACACTCTAAAAAATCAGTTCTACAATAACTTAGGCAACATCTATTGTTTTGACAAAAAACAATATGACAAAGGAATTTTTTATTACAAAAAATCGCTACAGCTTAGTCAGACAGTTCTTGACAGAAAACAAATATTCCTCACAAAACTAAATATTACTTGGGCTTATTTTGACATTGAAAAGTTTGCTGAAGGACTCACTTATTTGCGATATATCAATAAATACCAATCTATTGATGGAAATGACTCTACTATTGTAGCTTTGAATATGTTGAACGGTATGTACTATAGTTTTATCAACAACATTGAAAAAGCCACTTTTTATTTCGAAAAAGCCATTAAACTTGGCACTATTGGAAATGAGAAATCCGACCTGTCCTACTCCTATTTAGAATATTCAAAATTTTTAAATAAAATCAATCAGCCAAAAAAAGCCTATGAGAATCTCATGTTGTATTACAAAATTACCAATGAGCTAAACATAGAAGAAAAACTAACCAAAGCCAATGTCATAGGTGTTAATCTCGAAATTGACCATTATAAGAGAGAGATCGACAAGATTGAAACAACTTATAAAATAAAGCAGAACAAACTCATTCAAGAACAATCCAAAAATAAAAAAATTGCCATTATCGTACTTTTTCTTTTATTGTGTGTGATTATTTTCTTCTATTTTTTCGTTCAAAACATTCGTTTGAAACAAAAAAACAGACTCAAAGATATCCGAAGTAAAATACAGGAAAATATCATCAATGCTTCTATTGACGGACAAGAATTGGAACGAAAAAAAATTGCCTCTTTTCTGCACGACAACATCAGCTCCCTTCTTTCCTCGGCTGGTTTACATCTTAATGTTTTTACTTCAATCAATAAAGCCCAACCCGAAGAAATAAACAAAACAAAAGAAATCCTCGAAGAGGCGCACAATCAAATCCGAAACCTTTCCCATGAACTGATGCCTACTCTATTGGTTCGATTTGGATTATTATATGCACTGGAAGATTTATGTGAAAAAACATCCAATTCAAGAATTAAGATTAATTTTAATTCAAGCATCTCAATTAAAAAAAGATACAACGAAGATTTTGAAATGAAACTCTATTTTATAATTGCTGAATTACTGAACAATATCATAAAACACAGTGGAGCAACTACCGCAGATGTTACGATCAAAGAAATGGAAAATAAACTTTTTGTAGTAGTGTCCGACAATGGAAATGGTTTTATGGACAGTAAACTTGAAGTCACCGAAGGTTTTGGAATCAACCAAATTCGAGCAAGAATAAACAATATGAAAGGAGAATTTATTATTAATTCCACATTAAACAAAGGCACAGTGGTTAGCTTAAAAATTCCAATAGTATATTAA
- the lpdA gene encoding dihydrolipoyl dehydrogenase, whose protein sequence is MKYDIIVLGSGPGGYVTAIRASQLGFKVAVVEKENLGGICLNWGCIPTKALLKSAQVFDYLKHASDYGLTVKEFDKDFPAVVQRSRSVAEGMSKGVQFLMKKNKIDVIDGFGKLKPGKKLDVTDKDGKVTEYSADHIIIATGARSRELPNLPQDGVKVIGYRQAMTLPTQPKSMIVVGSGAIGVEFAHFYNSMGTDVTIVEFMPNVVPVEDEDISKQFERSLKKAGIKIMTNSSVERIDTTGAGVKAFVKTAKGEEVLEADILLSAVGIKTNIENIGLEEVGIAVDRDKILVNAYNQTNIPGYYAIGDVTPGQALAHVASAEGINCVEKIAGMHVDPIDYGNVPGCTYATPEIASVGLTEKQAKEKGYELKIGKFPFSASGKAKAAGTPDGFVKVIFDAKYGEWLGCHMIGAGVTDMIAEAVVARKLETTGHEILKSIHPHPTMSEAVMEAVADAYGEVIHL, encoded by the coding sequence ATGAAATACGATATTATAGTTTTAGGAAGTGGACCTGGAGGATATGTTACAGCAATTAGAGCCTCTCAATTAGGATTTAAAGTAGCGGTTGTTGAAAAAGAAAACCTAGGTGGTATATGTTTAAACTGGGGATGTATTCCAACTAAAGCATTACTAAAATCGGCTCAAGTTTTTGATTATTTAAAACACGCTTCAGATTACGGACTAACTGTAAAAGAATTTGACAAAGACTTCCCTGCTGTGGTTCAACGCAGTCGTAGTGTTGCTGAAGGAATGAGCAAAGGAGTTCAATTCTTGATGAAAAAAAATAAAATTGATGTAATTGATGGTTTTGGAAAGCTAAAACCTGGAAAAAAACTAGACGTTACCGATAAAGACGGAAAAGTTACTGAATACAGTGCAGACCACATTATCATCGCTACTGGAGCTCGTTCACGTGAATTACCAAACCTACCTCAAGATGGAGTAAAAGTAATTGGATACCGTCAAGCAATGACATTGCCAACACAGCCAAAATCTATGATTGTTGTAGGTTCTGGAGCAATTGGAGTGGAATTTGCACATTTTTACAACTCAATGGGAACTGATGTAACCATCGTAGAATTTATGCCAAATGTAGTTCCTGTAGAAGATGAAGATATCTCAAAACAATTTGAGCGTTCTTTGAAAAAAGCCGGAATCAAAATTATGACCAACTCTTCAGTTGAGCGCATTGACACTACTGGTGCAGGAGTAAAAGCATTTGTAAAAACTGCAAAAGGGGAAGAAGTTCTTGAAGCGGACATTTTATTGTCAGCTGTTGGAATCAAAACTAACATCGAAAACATTGGATTGGAAGAAGTTGGAATCGCTGTTGACAGAGATAAAATCTTGGTAAACGCTTACAACCAAACTAATATCCCAGGATATTACGCTATTGGAGACGTAACTCCAGGACAAGCATTGGCTCACGTAGCTTCTGCCGAAGGAATTAACTGTGTGGAGAAAATTGCAGGAATGCACGTTGATCCTATCGATTATGGAAACGTTCCTGGCTGTACATATGCAACTCCAGAAATTGCTTCTGTAGGATTAACTGAAAAGCAAGCTAAAGAAAAAGGATACGAATTAAAAATTGGTAAATTCCCATTCTCTGCTTCAGGAAAAGCTAAAGCTGCTGGAACTCCAGACGGTTTTGTAAAAGTAATTTTTGACGCTAAATACGGCGAATGGTTAGGATGTCACATGATTGGAGCTGGAGTTACCGATATGATTGCTGAAGCAGTTGTAGCACGTAAACTAGAAACTACAGGACATGAAATCCTAAAATCTATTCACCCTCACCCAACAATGAGTGAAGCGGTTATGGAGGCTGTTGCTGATGCATAC
- a CDS encoding NUMOD4 domain-containing protein produces the protein MPQIRIYPNEQFKEIEVDYPLKLRYAISNKGRLISFSENIEDCRLLKGSLSDGYPTFSFRIKKNGKSISKCLFLYKLVAQYFIPKQSEEQTYVLHLDYSRNNDDVNNLRWATRAEMIEHRNKNPKIIQARKYLIEHNLKADGRKLTTTKVMLIKKILSRPEKKTRLKMIAKQFGVSEMQIRRIASGENWGHLKI, from the coding sequence ATGCCACAAATTAGAATTTATCCAAACGAACAATTTAAAGAAATAGAAGTTGATTACCCTTTGAAACTTCGATATGCCATTTCAAACAAAGGCCGATTAATTAGTTTTTCAGAAAACATAGAAGATTGTCGTCTTTTAAAAGGATCTTTAAGTGATGGTTATCCAACTTTTTCATTCCGAATCAAAAAAAACGGTAAAAGTATTAGCAAATGTTTATTTCTATATAAACTAGTAGCGCAATATTTTATTCCGAAACAGTCTGAGGAACAAACGTATGTATTACACTTAGATTATAGTCGAAATAACGATGATGTCAATAATTTACGCTGGGCTACCAGAGCTGAAATGATTGAACACAGGAATAAGAATCCAAAAATAATTCAGGCCAGAAAATATCTAATCGAACACAACTTAAAAGCTGACGGAAGAAAATTAACGACTACCAAAGTCATGTTAATCAAAAAGATTTTATCCCGTCCTGAAAAAAAAACACGCTTAAAAATGATTGCCAAACAATTTGGTGTAAGCGAAATGCAAATCAGACGTATTGCATCTGGTGAAAATTGGGGACATTTAAAGATTTAA
- a CDS encoding ABC transporter ATP-binding protein has translation MKAKAFDTRLFKRILKYTKPYQWRFNGVIIFAISLSVFAALRPYLLKQTVDSYIQPKDQNGLLMYITLMGIILLLEVFSQFFFVYWANWLGQDIVKDIRVKLFKHILSFRMKYFDLVPVGQLVTRSVSDIEAIARIFSQGLFMIISDLMKMLVVLIFMFYMNWKLTWIVIVAMPILVFITRIFQKKMQVAFEEVRTQIANMNSFVQERVTGMKIVQLFHREDIEAEKFRVINDKHNRAWIKTILYNSIFFPIADIISSLTLGFIVLYGGFHILEGDTSTTFGDLFSYTMFIGMLFNPLRQIADKFNEMQLGMIAANRVFDILDTQDQIQDTGTIEAPLFDGDIRFEEVRFGYIPNEEVIKGINLEVKASQTIAIVGSTGAGKSTIINLLNRFYEINSGSIFIDGHNIENYSLGSLRKQIAVVLQDVFLFADTIYNNITLNNPEITRDQVLAAAKKIGVHDFIMSLPDNYDFDVKERGVMLSSGQRQLIAFLRAYVSNPSILILDEATSSIDTYSEELIQRATETITKGRTSIVIAHRLATIVNADKIVVMDKGLIVEQGTHQELINQEKGYYKNLYDSQFSVTN, from the coding sequence ATGAAAGCAAAAGCATTTGATACCCGATTATTCAAGAGAATATTAAAATATACAAAACCCTATCAATGGCGTTTTAATGGTGTGATTATTTTTGCCATTTCACTATCTGTTTTTGCTGCACTTCGCCCCTATTTACTAAAACAAACAGTTGATAGTTATATACAACCTAAAGACCAAAATGGTTTATTGATGTATATTACTTTGATGGGAATTATTCTTTTACTGGAAGTTTTCTCCCAATTTTTCTTTGTGTATTGGGCCAACTGGCTTGGACAGGATATTGTGAAGGATATTAGGGTAAAACTGTTCAAACACATTTTGAGTTTTAGAATGAAATATTTTGATTTGGTCCCAGTAGGTCAACTCGTAACTCGTTCTGTATCGGATATTGAAGCGATTGCCCGTATTTTCAGCCAAGGATTATTTATGATTATAAGTGACTTGATGAAAATGCTCGTGGTTCTTATTTTTATGTTTTACATGAACTGGAAACTGACGTGGATTGTGATTGTCGCGATGCCAATCTTGGTTTTTATTACCCGTATTTTCCAAAAAAAGATGCAAGTTGCCTTTGAGGAAGTGCGTACCCAAATCGCCAACATGAACTCTTTTGTCCAAGAAAGAGTTACTGGGATGAAAATTGTTCAGCTTTTTCACCGCGAAGACATTGAAGCCGAAAAATTCAGGGTAATCAACGACAAACACAATAGAGCCTGGATAAAAACCATTTTATACAACTCGATTTTCTTTCCAATTGCCGATATTATTTCGTCATTAACACTTGGTTTTATCGTTTTATACGGCGGATTTCATATTTTAGAAGGAGATACTTCGACTACTTTTGGGGATTTATTTTCGTATACAATGTTCATCGGAATGTTGTTTAACCCGTTGCGTCAAATTGCGGATAAGTTCAACGAGATGCAATTAGGAATGATTGCTGCCAACCGTGTTTTTGACATATTGGACACACAAGACCAAATACAGGATACTGGAACCATCGAAGCACCTTTATTTGACGGAGACATTCGTTTTGAAGAAGTGCGATTTGGTTATATTCCAAACGAAGAAGTGATAAAAGGAATCAATCTTGAAGTAAAAGCAAGTCAGACTATTGCTATTGTGGGTTCTACTGGAGCGGGAAAATCGACAATTATCAACTTACTGAATCGTTTCTACGAAATCAATAGCGGTTCCATTTTTATAGATGGTCATAATATTGAGAACTATAGTTTGGGCTCTTTGCGCAAGCAGATTGCAGTAGTTTTGCAAGATGTATTTCTTTTTGCCGATACCATTTACAATAATATTACATTAAACAATCCTGAAATTACTCGTGATCAGGTTTTGGCAGCAGCAAAAAAAATTGGTGTTCATGATTTCATTATGAGCTTGCCAGACAATTATGATTTTGATGTAAAAGAACGTGGTGTAATGCTGTCCTCTGGTCAAAGACAACTTATTGCTTTTTTACGTGCTTATGTAAGTAATCCGAGTATTCTTATTTTGGACGAAGCGACTTCTTCTATTGATACCTATTCAGAAGAATTAATTCAACGCGCTACCGAAACTATTACCAAGGGAAGAACATCGATTGTAATTGCACATCGATTGGCAACCATTGTCAATGCCGATAAAATTGTGGTTATGGACAAAGGTTTAATTGTTGAACAAGGCACTCACCAAGAGTTAATAAACCAAGAAAAAGGATATTATAAAAACTTGTATGATTCGCAGTTTTCAGTTACAAATTAG
- a CDS encoding metallophosphoesterase, whose amino-acid sequence MKKILLLSDTHSHIDDTILKYVAQADEVWHAGDIGDLVVTDTIKKLKPLRCVYGNIDDAQARLEFPLHNRFFCEGVDVWITHIGGYPGKYNPTLKAEIASNPPKLFICGHSHILKVIFDKKNNLLHMNPGAAGKSGFHQVRTMLRFIIDGEAIKDLEIIEIDKKA is encoded by the coding sequence ATGAAAAAAATTCTCCTTCTTTCGGATACTCACAGTCACATTGATGATACGATTTTAAAATATGTCGCACAAGCTGATGAGGTTTGGCATGCAGGTGATATTGGGGATTTGGTCGTTACGGACACCATAAAGAAGTTGAAGCCTTTACGTTGTGTTTATGGCAATATTGATGATGCCCAAGCACGTTTGGAATTTCCTTTACACAACCGTTTTTTTTGTGAAGGAGTAGATGTTTGGATTACACATATTGGCGGTTATCCAGGAAAATACAATCCGACTTTAAAAGCTGAAATAGCGTCAAATCCGCCAAAGTTGTTTATTTGCGGACATTCACATATTCTAAAAGTGATTTTTGACAAAAAAAATAATCTGCTACACATGAATCCGGGTGCTGCCGGTAAAAGTGGTTTTCATCAGGTGAGGACAATGCTTCGTTTTATAATAGATGGAGAGGCAATTAAAGATTTGGAGATTATCGAAATAGATAAAAAAGCATAG
- the truA gene encoding tRNA pseudouridine(38-40) synthase TruA, which produces MRYFIKLAYNGTHYHGWQYQPNAASVQETMNKAFSIILNTEINLMGAGRTDTGVHAKEMYAHFDLETPFDIPNIIHKLNSFLPKDIVIYDVFPVADEAHTRFDATKRTYEYHINTFKDAFLQEQSWHFHQKLDLDLMNEAAKSLLNHTDFQSFSKVNTDVNTFDCSIFEAYWKQEDGKLIFTISANRFLRNMVRSIVGTLINIGLHKITLDDFETIIESKNRDKAGFSVPAHGLYLTKIEYDYITK; this is translated from the coding sequence TTGAGGTATTTTATAAAACTAGCTTACAACGGAACTCACTATCACGGTTGGCAATACCAACCCAATGCTGCCTCTGTACAGGAAACAATGAACAAGGCTTTTTCGATTATTCTCAATACAGAGATTAATCTTATGGGAGCCGGAAGAACAGATACTGGAGTTCACGCCAAAGAAATGTATGCCCATTTTGATTTGGAAACCCCATTCGATATTCCGAATATAATACACAAACTCAATTCTTTTTTGCCAAAAGACATTGTTATATATGACGTTTTTCCCGTTGCTGATGAAGCTCACACTCGTTTTGACGCCACAAAAAGAACTTACGAATACCATATAAATACTTTTAAAGATGCTTTTCTTCAAGAACAAAGCTGGCACTTCCACCAAAAACTGGATTTGGACTTAATGAACGAAGCTGCAAAATCATTGTTAAATCATACTGATTTCCAATCTTTTTCAAAGGTGAACACCGACGTAAACACCTTTGATTGTAGTATATTTGAAGCCTATTGGAAACAAGAGGATGGAAAATTAATTTTTACCATTTCGGCCAATCGGTTTTTAAGAAATATGGTTCGTTCGATTGTGGGAACTTTGATTAATATTGGACTTCACAAAATCACTTTGGATGATTTTGAAACTATTATTGAAAGTAAAAACAGAGACAAAGCTGGATTTTCGGTTCCGGCACATGGGTTATATTTAACCAAAATTGAATACGATTATATTACGAAATAG
- a CDS encoding response regulator transcription factor, which yields MTKNIRIHLADDHQIILHGIQTLLQTIPHFEVVGSSLNGTTIYDDVTKNKADVLVLDISMPEKDGIEVVKEFAQKGFPCKVIILSSYDDLKLIKEIMDLGVSGYLTKQCAGDNIIEAVQAVADGEEYFCESIREKIFSNATKNNPKLNTYKPNINPLLTEREIEIIILIALEYSGKEISEQLFISINTVETHRKNIMKKLKAKNTIGIVKYAMNNHLIIS from the coding sequence ATGACAAAGAATATACGAATTCATCTTGCCGATGATCACCAGATAATTTTACACGGTATACAAACTTTACTACAAACAATACCACATTTCGAAGTTGTTGGGTCATCGCTCAACGGAACAACTATTTACGATGACGTAACCAAGAATAAAGCTGATGTTCTTGTTTTAGACATTAGTATGCCCGAAAAAGACGGAATTGAAGTCGTTAAAGAATTTGCTCAAAAAGGTTTTCCTTGCAAAGTAATAATCCTTTCCAGTTATGATGATTTAAAATTAATCAAAGAAATCATGGACTTGGGAGTAAGTGGCTATTTGACCAAACAATGTGCCGGAGACAATATTATTGAGGCAGTTCAAGCTGTTGCAGATGGTGAAGAATATTTTTGCGAGTCCATTCGAGAAAAAATATTCTCAAATGCCACCAAAAACAATCCAAAACTAAACACTTACAAACCCAATATAAATCCATTACTGACCGAACGTGAAATAGAAATCATCATTTTGATTGCTCTGGAATATAGTGGTAAAGAAATAAGCGAGCAGCTTTTCATCAGTATTAATACAGTTGAAACGCATCGAAAAAACATTATGAAAAAATTAAAAGCAAAGAACACAATTGGCATTGTTAAGTATGCCATGAATAATCATTTAATTATATCTTAA